One Spinacia oleracea cultivar Varoflay chromosome 4, BTI_SOV_V1, whole genome shotgun sequence DNA segment encodes these proteins:
- the LOC110802581 gene encoding putative clathrin assembly protein At1g03050, with protein sequence MALRRAIGAVKDRTTIGLAKVGSSNSLADLDVAIVRATSHDQYPPEEKYYHEIFSLTCYSPTLVGCCVNTISRRLSKTKNWVVALKTLMLVQKLLAEGDPGYQQEIFFSTRRGTRMLNMTDFRDSRSNSWDYSAFVRMYALYLDERLEYKIQGRKRHHHHYRTRSCASSQEEYPQSSDQHRDNNNNTYTASASASASGSCSGSGSSPWNWTVATCDLTMDQILSKMHHLQQLLERFIATRPAGSAKQDRIVIVALYSAVRDSFQIYYDITDILAILIDQFMELEIPECIKVHEILCRISNQFDELDSYYSWCKDIGVVRSSEYPEVEKITRKKLDLMDEYIREKAANTLTKLAIMDRKQGPASASASASQEEIDQEVVEDMNTIKALPPPEGFPQHQEEEEEEEEEKELEPKQSNEPEAKEADLMHLGDDAPTSEEHGDKLALALFDGDTPNIDTTSLPLWEAFNDTSDWETKIVKSPSHFPHQKASFDTMLLNGMYQHNAANRVGGTGSASSVALGSLGNPKKLPLPSFSANYSTVVDPFAASLGVAPPPYVQMSDFEKKQRRLVEEQFMWQQYQRDGMQGPVALSKIQQTPANIGGYGFYHYRY encoded by the exons ATGGCATTGAGAAGAGCCATAGGAGCAGTGAAGGATCGAACAACGATTGGGTTAGCAAAGGTAGGAAGCAGCAACTCGTTGGCAGACTTAGATGTGGCCATTGTTAGAGCAACCAGTCATGATCAGTATCCACCTGAAGAGAAGTACTACCATGAGATCTTTAGCTTGACTTGCTATTCCCCAACCTTGGTTGGATGTTGTGTTAATACCATTTCTAGACGCCTTAGCAAGACCAAGAATTGG GTAGTAGCGTTGAAGACACTAATGTTAGTCCAAAAGCTGTTAGCGGAAGGAGACCCTGGTTATCAGCAAGAGATATTCTTCTCAACAAGGCGTGGAACTCGTATGCTCAACATGACAGATTTCAGAGACTCACGATCTAACTCTTGGGATTACTCTGCATTCGTGAGGATGTATGCTTTGTACTTGGATGAAAGGCTCGAGTACAAGATACAAGGAAGGAAGAGACATCACCATCACTATAGAACACGCTCCTGTGCATCCTCCCAGGAAGAATATCCTCAGTCGTCAGACCAACATCGAGACAATAATAACAATACTTATACTgcttcagcttcagcttcagcTTCTGGTTCTTGTTCTGGTTCTGGTTCTTCTCCATGGAATTGGACAGTAGCAACTTGTGACCTTACCATGGATCAGATATTGTCAAAGATGCACCATTTGCAGCAGCTTCTTGAAAGGTTTATTGCTACCAGGCCTGCTGGATCTGCTAAGCAAGACCGTATTGTTATTGTTGCTCTTTATTCCGCCGTCAGAGACAGTTTCCAAATTTATTATGACATAACAGACATACTAGCTATATTGATTGATCAATTTATGGAGTTAGAAATCCCAGAATGTATCAAGGTACATGAAATTCTTTGTCGGATTTCAAATCAATTTGATGAGCTTGATTCATACTATTCTTGGTGTAAGGACATAGGAGTGGTGCGCTCCTCTGAATACCCTGAAGTTGAGAAAATTACTCGAAAGAAACTTGACCTAATGGACGAATATATAAGAGAAAAGGCAGCCAACACATTAACCAAACTGGCCATCATGGACAGAAAACAAGGACCTGCCTCTGCCTCTGCCTCTGCCTCACAAGAGGAGATAGACCAAGAAGTTGTCGAGGACATGAACACGATTAAGGCACTTCCTCCACCAGAAGGTTTCCCCCAACAccaagaggaagaggaagaggaagaggaagagaagGAACTTGAGCCAAAACAGAGTAATGAACCTGAAGCCAAAGAGGCAGATCTAATGCACTTAGGAGATGATGCACCAACAAGTGAAGAGCACGGGGATAAACTCGCCTTAGCATTATTCGATGGTGATACACCGAATATTGACACAACCTCACTTCCATTATGGGAGGCTTTCAATGACACATCAGATTGGGAGACAAAAATAGTCAAGTCACCCAGCCATTTCCCCCATCAGAAGGCTTCCTTTGACACAATGTTATTAAATGGTATGTATCAGCATAATGCTGCTAACCGCGTTGGAGGGACTGGAAGTGCTAGTAGTGTGGCTCTTGGGTCACTTGGGAACCCTAAGAAGCTACCATTACCATCTTTTTCAGCCAATTATTCAACAGTTGTGGACCCTTTTGCAGCGTCATTGGGGGTAGCCCCACCGCCTTATGTACAAATGTCAGATTTTGAGAAGAAGCAAAGACGATTGGTTGAAGAACAATTTATGTGGCAACAATATCAGAGGGATGGGATGCAGGGCCCTGTTGCATTGTCAAAGATACAACAAACCCCTGCTAACATTGGAGGTTATGGTTTTTACCATTACAGATATTGA